Proteins found in one Primulina eburnea isolate SZY01 chromosome 16, ASM2296580v1, whole genome shotgun sequence genomic segment:
- the LOC140816036 gene encoding uncharacterized protein gives MPDKRKNIEGDDSTPPIDKTTRVVDEFTKLLQDQAKVHGDQIQQLLIMQTTIQGQAQERIRDTTNNSENGAYDRFRRMNPPDFIGGPDPLVSLEWVKALEAIFDYLKFTDQEKVGCAVFMLVKAARIWWEATKVTVNFKELMWNEFKELFHAKYFSKEIKAKKVKEFLELRQASLSVTEYILKFEEGCVFVPFIAENDKDKVVTYQEIVERALLAEHDEQEIEKDRQLRRQVFQARGQGSSVNVRGGGYKGKGKMDQRSRFPLPPTDNDRLLCAKCGKSHKGECLIGSGHCYRCKEVGHTVYNCPLSFGKGKVQGRIFSMTKEGANPDASVISGNIFILGKEALTLIDTGATHSFISEEFMHTISVEPTVVPVQFNIVLPSGEEIWTNSIIKACPVLMGSRLLYADLIVISMVAFDVILGMDWLSAYRSVIDCVSKTVKFLVDDYEKDLFVGGTSSLSIPIISCLQATKLLHKGCVGYLASVLDTRKESKIQLQDIDVVQDYPDVFDDDVPGLPPDREVEFVIDLIPGTAPISKAPYRLAPTEMKELKNQLQELFDKGFIRPSFSPWGAPTREIHRDHLRIVLQLLREKQLYAKFKKCEFWLEHVAFLGHIVSKEGISVDPSKIESIQQWTIPKTVSEVRSFLGLAGYYRRFIENFSKIALPLTSLTRKSVKFEWTIACQQAFQELKDKLTFAPVLVLPCGTKDFVVYSDASKLGLGAVLMQHGKVIAYASRQLKDYEKNYPTHDLELAVVVFALKIWRHYLYDALSRKSSSELNAMISKHLLLDLQRNEINLVSSGTVARLSTLVLRSTLFDRILKEQQSDVQLLKLKKNNELTGVSEFGLNRDGLMTFRGKICVPIGDNIRIDVLIEAHTAPYSVKIEHQRPAGLLQSLPIPQWKWEHITMDFVVGLPRTQKGFNSIWIAPLKGVMRFGKKGKLSPQYIGPFEILNKIGERAYRLALPPDLDRVHNVFHVSMLRKYIANPSHVLRYESLELLPNLSYDEKPVQILDRKVKVLRNKEIGIVKVLWKNQVIEEATWEPEEEMKQRYPNLFDSR, from the exons ATGCCTGACAAGCGTAAGAATATTGAAGGGGATGATAGTACCCCTCCCATAGACAAGACTACTCGAGTAGTAGATGAATTCACTAAGTTATTGCAAGATCAAGCTAAAGTTCATGGTGATCAGATCCAACAGTTATTGATTATGCAAACGACGATTCAAGGTCAAGCTCAAGAAAGAATTCGAGACACAACAAACAATTCTGAAAATGGTGCTTATGATCGTTTCAGGAGGATGAACCCTCCTGATTTTATTGGTGGTCCTGATCCATTAGTATCTCTTGAATGGGTCAAAGCTTTGGAAGCCATCTTTGACTATTTGAAATTTACTGATCAAGAGAAGGTTGGTTGTGCTGTGTTTATGTTGGTCAAGGCTGCTCGTATTTGGTGGGAAGCCACCAAAGTGACTGTTAATTTTAAAGAACTGATGTGGAACGAGTTTAAAGAATTATTTCAtgccaaatatttttcaaaggaAATTAAGGCCAAGAAAGTGAAAGAATTTCTGGAGTTAAGACAGGCTTCTTTGTCTGTTACTGAGTACATACTGAAATTTGAAGAAGGGTGTGTATTTGTTCCGTTTATTGCTGAGAatgacaaggataaag TGGTGACATATCAAGAAATTGTGGAGAGAGCCTTACttgctgaacatgatgagcaaGAGATAGAGAAGGATAGACAGTTGAGGAGACAAGTTTTTCAAGCTAGAGGTCAGGGTTCAAGTGTAAATGTTAGAGGAGGAGGTTATAAAGGCAAAGGCAAGATGGATCAGCGTAGTAGGTTTCCGTTGCCTCCTACAGATAATGATCGACTATTGTGTGCCAAGTGTGGAAAGTCACACAAAGGAGAATGTCTAATTGGTAGCGGTCATTGCTATAGATGTAAGGAAGTTGGACACACAGTATATAACTGTCCTCTTTCTTTTGGAAAAGGAAAAGTTCAAGGTAGAATCTTTTCGATGACAAAGGAGGGCGCAAATCCTGATGCTTCAGTCATATCTGGTAATATTTTCATTTTGGGAAAAGAAGCACTTACCttaattgatactggtgcaacacattcttttatatctGAGGAGTTTATGCATACTATATCTGTTGAACCTACTGTGGTGCCTGTTCAATTTAATATTGTGTTGCCTTCTGGGGAAGAAATTTGGACAAATAGTATAATTAAGGCTTGTCCTGTGTTGATGGGATCAAGATTgttgtatgcagatttaattgTAATTTcaatggttgcatttgatgtgatattgggtATGGATTGGTTGTCTGCTTATCGTTCTGTGATTGACTGTGTTAGCAAGACAGTAAAATTTTTAGTAGATGATTATGAGAAGGATTTATTTGTGGGTGGTACCTCTTCATTAAGTATCCCTATTATTTCTTGCCTTCAAGCCACTAAATTGTTGCACAAGGGTTGTGTTGGTTATTTAGCTTCAGTTTTGGATACAAGAAAGGAAAGTAAAATACAGTTACAGGATATTGATGTGGTTCAGGATTATCCTGATGTATTTGATGATGATGTACCTGGATTACCACCTGATCGAGaagtagagtttgttattgatttaattcCAGGTACAGCTCCAATTTCTAAGGCTCCTTACAGGTTGGCTCcaactgaaatgaaagaattaaagaatCAATTGCAGGAGCTATTCGATAAAGGTTTTATCCGTCCAAgtttttcaccttggggagctcca ACACGAGAAATTCATAGAGATcatttgaggattgtgttgcaatTGTTGAGGGAAAAACAATTATATGCAAAgttcaagaaatgtgaattttggttagaaCATGTGGCATTTTTGGGCCATATTGTTTctaaggaaggaatttctgtagATCCTTCTAAGATTGAGTCTATTCAGCAATGGACAATTCCAAAAACAGTTTCAGAGGTGAGAAGTTTtctgggtctagcaggatattatcgaagATTTATAGAGAACTTCTCAAAGATAGCATTGCCATTAACGAGTTTAACTCGTAAATCAGTCAAGTTCGAGTGGACTATAGCATGTCAACaagcatttcaagagttgaaagataagttgactttTGCTCCTGTGTTAGTACTTCCTTGTGGTACTAaagattttgttgtctattCAGATGCTTCAAAATTGGGGTTAGGTGCTGtactgatgcagcatgggaaagtgatagcttatgcttcacGTCAGTTAAAGGActacgagaaaaattatcctactCATGATTTGGAGTTAGCAGTTGTGGTGTTTGCGTTAAAAatttggcgacactatctttatg atgcattgagtcgCAAGTCAAGTTCAGAATTGAATGCTATGATTTCTAAACATTTGTTGCTTGATTTGCAAAGAAATGAGATAAATTTGGTATCTTCAGGGACAGTGGCTCGATTATCTACATTGGTTCTCCGCTCAACTTTGTTTGATCGAATTTTGAAAGAACAACAGTCTGATGTTCAgttattgaaattaaaaaagaatAATGAATTAACAGGAGTTTCTGAATTTGGATTGAATCGTGATGGTTTGATGACCTTTCGAGGTAAAATATGTGTTCCTATCGGTGATAACATTCGAATAGATGTACTTATTGAAGCTCATACGGCGCCATATTCT gttaagattgaacACCAAAGACCGGCGGGATTATTGCAATCTTTGCCTATACcgcaatggaaatgggaacacatcacaatggattttgtggttggattgCCAAGGACTCAgaaaggtttcaattctatttgg atagcTCCTCTCAAAGgagttatgagatttggcaagaaaggtaaGTTAAGTCCTCAAtacattggaccatttgaaattCTAAATAAGATTGGGGAACGAGCCTATCGTCTTGCTTTGCCACCGGACTTGGACCGAGTTCAtaatgtatttcatgtatctatgcttcGTAAGTATATTGCTAATCCATCTCATGTTCTTCGGTACGAGTCATTGGAACTTTTGCCTAACTTAAGCTATGATGAAAAGCCggttcaaattcttgatcgtaaGGTTAAGGTGTTAAGGAACAAAGAAAttggcattgtcaaagttctatGGAAAAATCAagtgattgaagaagccacgtgggaaccggaAGAGGAGATGAAGCAACGTTATCCTAATCTTTTCGATAGTAggtaa
- the LOC140817073 gene encoding uncharacterized protein isoform X1, producing the protein MASVFSASTSVILGVNQMFLNSELEQLQRHKVFVYSFTHTSVPFPKCSVKLYMVPFKLFPGLRILRSCAMVKSLVFGDEHPKNLLISGVLGPTKSQRFKMLDDSEFNTLGSTNDLEKQLHDFFSEVKAMIKMGKEEDAVDLLQANYEAVKAQVDSGDQGIEEAALLDVIALGYMALGDLGTVGSLMNLLYKIVNGLKDEELLLDSILVHMGSMHAKLEKFDKSIYFYRRSLEIMERKFGRNNSLLCTPLLGMARALGSDGRATEAIKTYQRVIMVLESSRGEEGEELAVPLCALGNLLIKEGKALDAEYPFNRVLKIFTRSYGEKDGRVGMAMCSLAQVKCAKGEVNDAIDLYKTAINILNESKYMALDDKALEKMRIDLAELLHAVGRQQEGRALLEECLLISERFNGKEHPSLVPHLVNLATSYSRSKNFAEAERLLRISLQILGKNAPPDDPSITFPMLNLAVDLFNLHRDEEAERLAMDVLHFREKAFGKESIPVGEALDCLVSIQSRLDKDDSESVELLKRLLKIQEKAFGPESMEVIETLKRIVHFLNNMGLENEKNPLQNRLSVLRNKHKQKIMY; encoded by the exons ATGGCGTCCGTCTTCTCCGCCTCAACCTCCGTCATTCTCGG AGTGAATCAAATGTTTCTGAACTCTGAGTTGGAGCAACTTCAACGGCATAAAGTTTTTGTGTATTCTTTCACGCACACTAGTGTTCCGTTTCCAAAATGCAGTGTCAAGCTTTATATGGTGCCATTTAAATTGTTTCCTGGATTGCGCATTTTGAGAAGCTGTGCCATGGTTAAATCATTGGTGTTTGGTGATGAGCACCCTAAAAATCTACTGATATCTGGTGTTTTGGGTCCAACAAAATCCCAAAG GTTTAAAATGCTGGATGACTCCGAATTTAACACACTGGGCAGCACAAATGATCTTGAAAAGCAGCTTCATGATTTCTTTAGTGAAGTTAAGGCTATGATAAAAATGGGAAAGGAAGAGGACGCTGTAGATTTACTTCAGGCAAATTATGAAGCTGTTAAGGCACAGGTCGATTCAGGGGATCAAGGTATTGAAGAAGCTGCTCTTCTTGATGTAATAGCCTTGGGGTACATGGCCCTTGGAGACTTGGGAACAGTTGGGTCCCTGATGAATTTG CTGTACAAGATTGTAAATGGATTGAAAGACGAGGAGCTGCTTCTTGATTCAATACTCGTGCATATGGGAAGTATGCACGCGAAGTTGGAAAAATTTGACAAGTCTATTTATTTCTACAGAAGATCCCTGGAAATTATGGAAAGAAAATTTG GACGTAACAATTCATTACTTTGCACACCATTGTTGGGAATGGCAAGAGCTCTGGGTTCTGATGGAAGAGCCACTGAGGCGATAAAAACATACCAGCGTGTTATTATGGTATTGGAATCTAGCAGGGGTGAGGAGGGTGAGGAATTGGCAGTGCCTCTATGTGCTTTGGGTAATCTTCTAATAAAGGAGGGGAAAGCATTGGATGCTGAGTATCCTTTCAATAG agttttaaaaatatttacgaGGTCATATGGAGAAAAAGATGGAAGAGTTGGAATGGCTATGTGTTCTTTGGCCCAAGTGAAATGCGCAAAAG GAGAAGTGAATGATGCCATTGATTTATACAAGACTGCCATTAATATACTCAATGAATCAAAATACATGGCACTGGATGACAAAGCCCTGGAGAAGATGAGAATCGACTTGGCTGAATTACTCCATGCTGTAGGAAG ACAACAAGAAGGTCGTGCACTGCTAGAAGAATGCTTGTTAATATCTGAGAGATTTAATGGAAAAGAACATCCTAGCTTAGTACCTCACCTTGTAAATCTTGCAACCTCCTATTCACGCTCGAAAAACTTCGCTGAAGCAGAGCGCTTGCTGAGGATAAGTTTACAAATATTAGGGAAGAATGCACCCCCAGACGATCCATCCATCACCTTTCCTATGTTAAATCTTGCAGTAGATCTCTTCAATCTACACCGTGATGAAGAAGCTGAAAGACTTGCCATGGATGTTCTACACTTTCGCGAGAAGGCGTTTGGTAAAGAATCTATACCAGTTG GTGAGGCTTTGGATTGTTTGGTGTCTATTCAATCCCGACTAGATAAGGACGATAGTGAGTCAGTGGAGCTGCTCAAGAGGCTTCTAAAAATTCAGGAGAAAGCGTTTGGCCCAGAAAGCATGGAGGTTATAGAAACGCTCAAAAGAATTGTACATTTCTTAAACAACATGGGGTTGGAAAACGAGAAAAATCCTCTGCAGAATAGATTGTCAGTTCTAAGAAACAAACACAAACAGAAGATTATGTATTAG
- the LOC140817073 gene encoding uncharacterized protein isoform X2, whose translation MASVFSASTSVILGVKLYMVPFKLFPGLRILRSCAMVKSLVFGDEHPKNLLISGVLGPTKSQRFKMLDDSEFNTLGSTNDLEKQLHDFFSEVKAMIKMGKEEDAVDLLQANYEAVKAQVDSGDQGIEEAALLDVIALGYMALGDLGTVGSLMNLLYKIVNGLKDEELLLDSILVHMGSMHAKLEKFDKSIYFYRRSLEIMERKFGRNNSLLCTPLLGMARALGSDGRATEAIKTYQRVIMVLESSRGEEGEELAVPLCALGNLLIKEGKALDAEYPFNRVLKIFTRSYGEKDGRVGMAMCSLAQVKCAKGEVNDAIDLYKTAINILNESKYMALDDKALEKMRIDLAELLHAVGRQQEGRALLEECLLISERFNGKEHPSLVPHLVNLATSYSRSKNFAEAERLLRISLQILGKNAPPDDPSITFPMLNLAVDLFNLHRDEEAERLAMDVLHFREKAFGKESIPVGEALDCLVSIQSRLDKDDSESVELLKRLLKIQEKAFGPESMEVIETLKRIVHFLNNMGLENEKNPLQNRLSVLRNKHKQKIMY comes from the exons ATGGCGTCCGTCTTCTCCGCCTCAACCTCCGTCATTCTCGG TGTCAAGCTTTATATGGTGCCATTTAAATTGTTTCCTGGATTGCGCATTTTGAGAAGCTGTGCCATGGTTAAATCATTGGTGTTTGGTGATGAGCACCCTAAAAATCTACTGATATCTGGTGTTTTGGGTCCAACAAAATCCCAAAG GTTTAAAATGCTGGATGACTCCGAATTTAACACACTGGGCAGCACAAATGATCTTGAAAAGCAGCTTCATGATTTCTTTAGTGAAGTTAAGGCTATGATAAAAATGGGAAAGGAAGAGGACGCTGTAGATTTACTTCAGGCAAATTATGAAGCTGTTAAGGCACAGGTCGATTCAGGGGATCAAGGTATTGAAGAAGCTGCTCTTCTTGATGTAATAGCCTTGGGGTACATGGCCCTTGGAGACTTGGGAACAGTTGGGTCCCTGATGAATTTG CTGTACAAGATTGTAAATGGATTGAAAGACGAGGAGCTGCTTCTTGATTCAATACTCGTGCATATGGGAAGTATGCACGCGAAGTTGGAAAAATTTGACAAGTCTATTTATTTCTACAGAAGATCCCTGGAAATTATGGAAAGAAAATTTG GACGTAACAATTCATTACTTTGCACACCATTGTTGGGAATGGCAAGAGCTCTGGGTTCTGATGGAAGAGCCACTGAGGCGATAAAAACATACCAGCGTGTTATTATGGTATTGGAATCTAGCAGGGGTGAGGAGGGTGAGGAATTGGCAGTGCCTCTATGTGCTTTGGGTAATCTTCTAATAAAGGAGGGGAAAGCATTGGATGCTGAGTATCCTTTCAATAG agttttaaaaatatttacgaGGTCATATGGAGAAAAAGATGGAAGAGTTGGAATGGCTATGTGTTCTTTGGCCCAAGTGAAATGCGCAAAAG GAGAAGTGAATGATGCCATTGATTTATACAAGACTGCCATTAATATACTCAATGAATCAAAATACATGGCACTGGATGACAAAGCCCTGGAGAAGATGAGAATCGACTTGGCTGAATTACTCCATGCTGTAGGAAG ACAACAAGAAGGTCGTGCACTGCTAGAAGAATGCTTGTTAATATCTGAGAGATTTAATGGAAAAGAACATCCTAGCTTAGTACCTCACCTTGTAAATCTTGCAACCTCCTATTCACGCTCGAAAAACTTCGCTGAAGCAGAGCGCTTGCTGAGGATAAGTTTACAAATATTAGGGAAGAATGCACCCCCAGACGATCCATCCATCACCTTTCCTATGTTAAATCTTGCAGTAGATCTCTTCAATCTACACCGTGATGAAGAAGCTGAAAGACTTGCCATGGATGTTCTACACTTTCGCGAGAAGGCGTTTGGTAAAGAATCTATACCAGTTG GTGAGGCTTTGGATTGTTTGGTGTCTATTCAATCCCGACTAGATAAGGACGATAGTGAGTCAGTGGAGCTGCTCAAGAGGCTTCTAAAAATTCAGGAGAAAGCGTTTGGCCCAGAAAGCATGGAGGTTATAGAAACGCTCAAAAGAATTGTACATTTCTTAAACAACATGGGGTTGGAAAACGAGAAAAATCCTCTGCAGAATAGATTGTCAGTTCTAAGAAACAAACACAAACAGAAGATTATGTATTAG